In bacterium, one genomic interval encodes:
- a CDS encoding D-alanine--D-alanine ligase, translated as MARILLLLGGETGEREVSLASGHACAQALSGLGHELRLLDPLRPRELAPLAAFPFGQGPREESPLLLRLEPAQVEALVAALRAEAPDLVFNCLHGGFGEDGHLAALCELLGLPLSSSPSLASALAMDKARTRTWMEGLGLPVAPGRLVPRGAALEVEDMLPAGPLVVKPNCMGSSVGVRIVEQPEDLPAALAEVHALGDDALVEAFVPGRELTCAWLDGRTLPVVEIRPRDGGWYDYRRKYSGGTDYLCPAPLDADLAQRLGEWTAALNQSLGCRGATRTDWRLGPDGRPCCLEINITPGMTDASLVPKAAAAAGLDFPALLACIVEAALR; from the coding sequence ATGGCGCGCATCCTGCTGCTGCTGGGCGGCGAGACGGGCGAGCGCGAGGTCTCCCTGGCCAGCGGCCACGCCTGCGCCCAGGCCCTCAGCGGCCTGGGCCACGAGCTGCGTCTGCTGGACCCGCTGCGCCCGCGGGAGCTTGCCCCGCTGGCCGCCTTCCCCTTCGGGCAGGGTCCGCGCGAGGAATCGCCCCTCCTGCTTCGCCTGGAGCCGGCCCAGGTCGAGGCCCTGGTCGCCGCCCTGCGCGCCGAGGCGCCCGACCTGGTCTTCAACTGTCTCCACGGCGGGTTCGGGGAGGATGGGCACCTGGCGGCCCTCTGCGAATTGCTGGGCCTGCCGCTCAGCAGCAGCCCCTCCCTCGCCTCCGCCCTGGCCATGGACAAGGCGCGGACCCGCACCTGGATGGAAGGCCTGGGCCTGCCCGTGGCCCCTGGCCGTCTCGTGCCCCGGGGCGCCGCATTGGAGGTCGAGGACATGCTGCCGGCAGGTCCGCTTGTGGTCAAGCCCAATTGCATGGGCTCGAGCGTGGGCGTGCGCATCGTCGAGCAACCGGAGGACTTGCCGGCGGCGCTGGCCGAGGTGCATGCCTTGGGCGACGATGCCCTGGTCGAGGCCTTTGTGCCAGGCCGTGAATTGACCTGTGCCTGGCTGGACGGCCGCACCCTGCCCGTGGTGGAGATCCGCCCGCGGGACGGGGGTTGGTACGATTATCGGCGCAAGTACAGCGGCGGCACGGATTACCTTTGCCCGGCCCCGCTCGACGCGGACTTGGCCCAGCGCCTGGGGGAGTGGACGGCCGCCCTCAACCAAAGCCTGGGCTGCCGGGGCGCCACCCGCACCGACTGGCGCCTGGGCCCTGACGGCCGGCCCTGCTGCCTGGAGATCAACATCACGCCGGGCATGACGGATGCCAGTCTGGTGCCCAAGGCGGCGGCCGCCGCCGGTCTGGATTTCCCCGCTCTGCTGGCATGCATCGTGGAGGCGGCCTTGCGTTAA
- the folD gene encoding bifunctional methylenetetrahydrofolate dehydrogenase/methenyltetrahydrofolate cyclohydrolase FolD: MTMVIDGKRMAAEIQAEVAAETAALTERGGRPPGLAAVLVGEDPASQVYVRSKHKACQAAGLLSEIFRLPADCRREDLLGLVDRLNADPAWDGILVQLPLPGHLDEQEVIERIDPDKDVDGFHPVNAGRVLAGLPGAFAPATPAGIQEMLKRSGIPVAGAHVVVLGRSNIVGKPMASLLVQKAEGADATVTICHSRTRDLPAICRQADILIAAIGRARFVTADMVKEGAVVIDVGINRIEDPSAPKGSRLVGDVDFDAVAPRCAAITPVTGGVGPMTIAMLLRNTLLSAHRREQRAAGGR, from the coding sequence ATGACGATGGTGATCGACGGCAAGCGGATGGCGGCGGAGATCCAGGCCGAGGTGGCGGCGGAGACAGCCGCGCTGACGGAGCGGGGCGGGCGGCCTCCGGGCTTGGCCGCCGTGCTGGTGGGCGAGGACCCCGCCAGCCAGGTCTACGTGCGCAGCAAGCACAAGGCCTGCCAGGCGGCCGGCCTGTTGAGCGAGATCTTCCGCCTGCCGGCGGACTGTCGCCGCGAGGATCTGCTGGGGCTGGTGGACCGACTCAACGCCGACCCCGCCTGGGACGGGATCCTGGTGCAGCTTCCGCTGCCCGGGCATCTGGATGAGCAGGAAGTGATCGAGCGCATCGACCCCGACAAGGACGTGGACGGCTTCCACCCCGTCAACGCCGGGCGCGTGCTGGCGGGGCTGCCCGGCGCCTTCGCCCCGGCCACCCCGGCTGGCATCCAGGAGATGCTGAAGAGGTCCGGCATCCCCGTGGCGGGCGCCCACGTGGTGGTGCTGGGGCGCTCCAACATCGTGGGCAAGCCCATGGCCAGCCTGCTGGTGCAGAAGGCGGAGGGCGCCGACGCCACCGTCACGATCTGCCACAGCCGCACCCGGGATCTGCCCGCCATCTGCCGCCAGGCCGACATCCTCATCGCCGCCATTGGGCGGGCCCGCTTCGTCACCGCCGACATGGTGAAGGAGGGAGCCGTTGTGATCGACGTGGGGATCAACCGGATCGAGGATCCTTCCGCCCCCAAGGGCTCGCGTTTGGTGGGGGACGTGGATTTCGACGCCGTGGCTCCACGCTGCGCGGCGATCACGCCGGTGACCGGCGGCGTGGGTCCCATGACCATCGCCATGCTGCTGCGCAACACGCTGCTCAGCGCCCACCGGCGGGAGCAGCGCGCGGCGGGGGGGCGCTGA
- a CDS encoding glycosyltransferase family 2 protein has translation MSPPSEDRADVEISVIIPSYNDGPLLARCLDSLRAQDHGLPWEVVVVLDGSRDGSRSMLERGRGGAGGGPLDSQVEPGAWRDLPLVVVELPENRGRSAARNAALAAARGEWLLFLDADLRVGPDWVRRLRACQPDPFVVAVGEMVYDNQPRGVGEMALLAADPAAERRRRAGLKAHQRYLERRGPWKFRDQPAMPPRYFYTCNSSVHHGLLAQAGPFDERLRGWGGEDIDMGLRLGEKGGRLVYCREARALHAQERSFATHCANLERLGREGLNHLVERHPELRRDLQLDRLLPAAEGGRGAGLLGLAWRLGLHRLLVRLEACGLPMNEPLYNLAVYLHYAGGYRDSRPWTADRVKDGQEQT, from the coding sequence TTGAGTCCCCCAAGCGAGGATCGGGCCGACGTGGAAATCAGCGTCATCATCCCCAGCTACAATGACGGGCCTCTCCTGGCGCGCTGCCTGGATTCCCTCCGCGCCCAGGACCACGGACTGCCGTGGGAGGTGGTGGTCGTCCTGGATGGTTCGCGGGACGGCAGCCGCTCCATGCTCGAACGGGGGCGGGGCGGCGCCGGGGGCGGTCCGCTGGACTCCCAGGTGGAGCCGGGCGCCTGGCGGGACTTGCCCCTGGTCGTCGTCGAGCTGCCGGAGAACCGGGGCCGCAGCGCGGCCCGCAACGCCGCCCTGGCGGCGGCGCGGGGCGAGTGGCTGCTCTTCCTCGACGCCGACCTGCGGGTGGGACCGGATTGGGTGCGCCGCCTGCGCGCCTGCCAACCCGATCCCTTTGTCGTGGCGGTGGGCGAGATGGTGTATGACAACCAGCCGCGGGGCGTGGGGGAGATGGCCCTGCTGGCGGCCGACCCCGCCGCCGAACGCCGGCGCCGGGCCGGCTTGAAAGCCCACCAGCGCTATCTGGAGCGCCGCGGCCCGTGGAAGTTCCGCGACCAGCCCGCCATGCCGCCCCGCTACTTCTACACCTGCAACAGCAGCGTGCACCACGGGTTGCTGGCCCAGGCCGGTCCCTTCGATGAGCGTCTACGCGGCTGGGGCGGCGAGGACATCGACATGGGCTTGCGCCTGGGGGAGAAGGGAGGCCGCCTGGTCTATTGCCGGGAGGCCCGCGCCTTGCACGCCCAGGAGCGCTCCTTCGCCACCCACTGCGCCAATCTGGAGCGCCTGGGGCGGGAGGGCCTGAACCACCTGGTGGAGCGACATCCCGAGCTCCGGCGGGACCTGCAGCTGGACCGCCTCCTGCCCGCCGCCGAGGGCGGCCGCGGCGCCGGACTGCTGGGCCTCGCCTGGCGCCTGGGCCTGCACCGCCTGCTGGTCCGCCTGGAGGCCTGCGGCCTGCCTATGAACGAGCCGCTCTACAACCTGGCCGTCTATCTGCACTACGCGGGCGGCTACCGGGATTCACGGCCCTGGACGGCGGACAGGGTGAAAGATGGGCAAGAACAGACTTAG
- a CDS encoding glycosyltransferase: protein MRILIGILSELSHERRQERMALSLERAGHEVAATWVDNGTAPLSRFWRDRPLHRLENPRAGRRKAYFLRFMSWFHGLVLRERPDCVLAVDPPALLPAALARRRRPFRLVYDAREYYAELPTNRARPAVAAFWRWGEGHGMRRADASCAVCGSIARALAEEYRLPGVAVVRNLPVHSWREREAERRRPLGDLLPGLGGAAVVAYAGGFWPGYDFRPLQEAMGHLGGAGEAPPRLVYFGEGPGESFHRAHAAGLPWGGRIHFAGKVPPEHLEDLLRGADVGTVLVPDLGLSYRYLLPNKLFEYIQAGLPVLASPLPETASVVLGRQVGRCADPGDAAAIARQLEVLLDPARVAAWQGALRSAATDLCWEREEEAFLALFRKPEGPGGGSGAGTKQPGSPP from the coding sequence GTGCGCATCCTGATCGGCATCCTGTCGGAGCTGTCCCATGAGCGCCGCCAGGAACGGATGGCGCTGAGCCTGGAGCGCGCCGGGCACGAGGTGGCGGCCACCTGGGTGGACAATGGCACGGCGCCGCTCTCCCGCTTCTGGCGCGACCGTCCCCTGCACCGCCTGGAGAACCCCCGCGCCGGACGCCGCAAGGCCTACTTCCTGCGCTTCATGTCCTGGTTCCACGGGCTGGTGCTGCGGGAGCGGCCGGACTGCGTGCTGGCCGTCGACCCGCCCGCCCTGCTTCCCGCCGCGCTGGCCCGGCGCCGCCGGCCTTTCCGCCTCGTCTACGATGCCCGCGAGTACTACGCGGAGCTGCCCACCAACCGCGCGCGGCCGGCCGTGGCCGCCTTCTGGCGCTGGGGAGAGGGGCACGGCATGCGGCGGGCCGATGCCTCCTGCGCCGTGTGCGGCTCCATTGCCCGCGCCCTGGCCGAGGAGTACCGCCTGCCCGGCGTGGCCGTGGTGCGCAACCTGCCTGTCCACTCGTGGCGTGAGCGGGAGGCGGAGCGGCGGCGGCCCCTGGGCGACCTGCTGCCCGGCCTGGGCGGAGCGGCGGTGGTGGCCTATGCCGGCGGTTTCTGGCCCGGTTACGATTTCCGCCCCCTGCAGGAAGCGATGGGCCACCTGGGCGGAGCCGGGGAGGCACCCCCCCGCCTGGTCTACTTCGGGGAGGGGCCGGGAGAGTCCTTCCACCGCGCCCACGCCGCCGGCCTGCCCTGGGGCGGGCGCATCCATTTCGCCGGGAAGGTGCCGCCCGAGCACCTGGAGGATCTGCTGCGCGGCGCCGACGTGGGCACCGTGCTGGTGCCGGACCTGGGTCTCTCCTACCGTTATCTGCTGCCCAACAAGCTTTTCGAGTACATCCAGGCTGGTCTGCCCGTCCTGGCCAGCCCCCTGCCCGAAACGGCCTCGGTCGTGTTGGGGCGGCAGGTGGGGCGCTGCGCCGACCCTGGGGACGCCGCCGCCATCGCCCGTCAGCTGGAGGTCCTGCTTGATCCCGCCCGCGTGGCGGCCTGGCAGGGCGCCTTGCGCAGCGCCGCCACCGACCTGTGCTGGGAGCGCGAGGAGGAGGCCTTCCTGGCCCTCTTCCGGAAGCCGGAAGGTCCAGGCGGCGGATCGGGAGCCGGCACGAAGCAGCCCGGATCCCCACCTTGA
- a CDS encoding polysaccharide deacetylase family protein, whose protein sequence is MPHPVIEIGVYPVGAAHPPGLDALLAFLSCGLGARLRRISSPELAPARLIVLGMPLQLEPPPAPRIVLFLPPPDPSAVPRSDWVEPGPIPVMGGLVRFRGGSGLPWGYLGGGVPFSWTSRDNQTLIQSGFDLLGPVLRAISRAAEREEPAAWAHARLEDLPAGERHLALTPWVDQILRLLARLLDLEPHEEEAGALPRWPGRARFAVALSHDVDMLFKWRLRSALRLLLESPRWLLEGRRRQLAGRWRELLDRLRGGADPWFLVDELMDLEERHGLHATLLFLARPRDHQTFRYHLDRAQVRGLLARIRRRGFETALHGGWGSHRSASRLAAERHRLERLSGGGTAVVRQHWLRFLVDGTWSAQQGAGLAVDSSLGFNDRPAFRAGTSLPFRPVDMAGRARPLLELPLILMDSQLFDEQGLTAPAAARQSSEVLELVRRGRGLLTVNWHPHTLCQADFPGRRELLEGLLQRIAAPDCWTAGLGEVAAHWREREGALGLALDRVDDPPGGGGPCAS, encoded by the coding sequence ATGCCGCACCCAGTGATCGAGATTGGTGTCTATCCGGTGGGGGCCGCGCATCCGCCGGGGCTGGATGCGCTGCTCGCCTTCCTCTCCTGCGGACTGGGTGCCCGCCTGCGCCGCATTTCCTCGCCGGAGCTGGCGCCCGCCCGCCTCATCGTGCTGGGCATGCCGCTCCAGCTGGAGCCGCCGCCCGCGCCCCGCATCGTGCTCTTCCTGCCTCCCCCCGACCCCTCCGCCGTGCCGCGGAGCGATTGGGTCGAGCCCGGCCCCATTCCCGTCATGGGCGGGTTGGTGCGCTTCCGCGGCGGGAGCGGCCTGCCCTGGGGCTATCTGGGCGGCGGCGTCCCTTTCAGTTGGACCTCGCGCGACAACCAGACCCTCATCCAGTCGGGCTTCGATCTGCTCGGCCCCGTGCTGCGCGCCATCTCCCGCGCCGCCGAGCGCGAGGAGCCGGCCGCCTGGGCGCACGCCCGCCTGGAGGACCTGCCCGCCGGCGAGCGGCATCTCGCCCTGACGCCTTGGGTGGACCAGATCCTGCGCCTGCTCGCCCGCCTGCTGGACCTGGAACCGCACGAGGAGGAGGCGGGCGCCCTGCCCCGCTGGCCGGGTCGCGCCCGTTTCGCCGTCGCCCTCAGCCATGATGTGGACATGCTCTTCAAGTGGCGTCTGCGCAGCGCCCTGCGCCTGCTGCTGGAGAGTCCGCGCTGGCTGCTGGAAGGCCGTCGCCGGCAGCTGGCCGGCCGCTGGCGCGAACTGCTGGACCGCCTGCGCGGCGGCGCCGATCCCTGGTTCCTTGTGGACGAGCTGATGGATCTGGAGGAGCGCCACGGCCTCCATGCCACCCTGCTCTTCCTGGCCAGGCCCCGCGACCACCAGACCTTCCGCTACCACCTGGACCGGGCCCAGGTGCGGGGGCTGCTGGCGCGCATCCGCCGGCGCGGTTTCGAGACGGCCCTGCACGGAGGTTGGGGCAGCCACCGGTCGGCCTCGCGCCTGGCCGCCGAGCGCCACCGCTTGGAGCGGCTGTCGGGCGGAGGGACGGCCGTGGTGCGTCAGCATTGGCTGCGCTTCCTGGTCGACGGCACCTGGTCGGCCCAGCAGGGTGCCGGCCTGGCCGTGGACAGCAGCCTGGGCTTCAACGACCGTCCCGCCTTCCGCGCCGGCACCAGCCTGCCATTCCGCCCGGTGGACATGGCGGGCCGGGCGCGCCCCCTCCTCGAGCTGCCCCTCATCCTCATGGACAGCCAGCTCTTCGATGAGCAGGGGCTGACCGCTCCGGCGGCGGCCCGCCAGAGCAGCGAGGTCCTCGAACTGGTGCGGCGGGGGCGCGGCCTGCTCACCGTCAACTGGCACCCCCACACCCTCTGCCAAGCGGACTTCCCCGGGCGGCGGGAGCTGCTGGAGGGATTGCTGCAGCGGATCGCCGCGCCGGATTGCTGGACCGCCGGCCTGGGCGAGGTGGCCGCCCATTGGCGGGAACGGGAGGGCGCCCTCGGCCTGGCCCTTGACCGGGTGGACGACCCGCCCGGGGGAGGCGGACCGTGCGCATCCTGA
- a CDS encoding alpha/beta hydrolase, with amino-acid sequence MKLLSDRGQGSPLALVCALMCDEELFAGQADRLARRRRLLIFQSEGEESVRECAIELLAMLGALGLRRFDLGGLSLGGSVVMAAAARCPSAVKRLLLLDTTCEAPGAEAVAARREVIRRLEEGRFEQVMEEFLPRLLAPQSLRDHGERVRAMFRRQAPGLFVRQLRLLLTREDMGGTLRAFAGPALCLCGAQDQMSTPADHRRMAELMPAASLVVVPGNCGHLSALESPRLVAEAMEDFLGEV; translated from the coding sequence GTGAAATTGCTCAGTGACCGCGGCCAGGGCAGCCCCCTGGCCCTTGTTTGCGCCCTCATGTGCGACGAGGAGCTCTTCGCCGGCCAGGCCGACCGCCTGGCCCGGCGGCGGCGCCTGCTCATCTTCCAGTCGGAGGGCGAGGAGAGCGTGCGCGAGTGCGCCATTGAACTGCTGGCCATGTTGGGGGCCCTGGGCTTGCGCCGCTTCGACCTGGGCGGCTTGTCCCTGGGCGGCAGTGTCGTGATGGCGGCGGCGGCGCGCTGTCCGTCGGCGGTCAAGCGGCTCCTGCTGCTGGACACGACCTGCGAGGCGCCCGGCGCGGAGGCCGTGGCCGCCCGCCGGGAGGTGATCCGCCGGCTGGAGGAGGGGCGTTTCGAGCAGGTGATGGAGGAGTTCCTGCCCCGGCTGCTTGCCCCCCAGAGCCTGCGCGACCACGGCGAGCGGGTGCGGGCCATGTTCCGGCGCCAGGCGCCCGGCCTCTTCGTTCGCCAGCTGCGCCTGCTGCTCACCCGCGAGGACATGGGGGGGACCCTGCGCGCCTTCGCCGGCCCCGCCCTCTGTCTGTGCGGCGCCCAGGACCAGATGAGCACGCCCGCGGACCACCGGCGCATGGCCGAACTCATGCCGGCGGCCAGCCTGGTGGTGGTTCCCGGCAACTGCGGACACCTCTCCGCCCTGGAATCGCCGCGTCTGGTCGCCGAGGCGATGGAGGACTTCCTGGGCGAGGTGTGA
- a CDS encoding FecR family protein — MNRFKEGRRAASWILTLVLALGAAVALPAQERAASVAVTVKATGEVFHTAAADGREEALLTGARLGDGDQVRTGPEGRAVLVFTDDKSQLKLTPLTRVTLHANRQAGRTDKEVEMSAGTLWSKVTRQQGEFRIATPTSVASVKGTAWWTRAREDGTEIIAEEGIVSLMSKTTGETLDVVMGQTGRSDGRSTSVAPTTAEDQIGLERGELRRVTVPISDGDAQRTLIIEFYE, encoded by the coding sequence ATGAACCGCTTCAAGGAAGGGCGCCGCGCCGCCAGCTGGATCCTGACCCTGGTGCTTGCATTGGGAGCGGCGGTGGCGCTGCCCGCCCAGGAGCGGGCCGCCAGTGTCGCCGTGACGGTCAAGGCCACGGGCGAGGTCTTCCACACCGCGGCGGCGGACGGCCGCGAAGAGGCCTTGCTGACCGGCGCCCGCCTGGGCGACGGCGACCAGGTGCGCACCGGCCCGGAAGGACGGGCCGTGCTGGTCTTCACCGACGACAAGAGCCAGCTCAAGCTGACCCCCCTGACGCGGGTGACGCTGCATGCCAACCGGCAGGCGGGCCGGACGGACAAGGAGGTCGAGATGAGCGCGGGCACCTTGTGGAGCAAGGTGACGCGCCAGCAGGGGGAGTTCCGCATCGCCACGCCCACCTCCGTCGCTTCGGTCAAGGGGACGGCCTGGTGGACCCGGGCGCGGGAGGATGGAACGGAGATCATTGCCGAGGAGGGCATCGTCTCCCTCATGTCCAAGACCACGGGCGAGACGCTGGACGTGGTGATGGGGCAAACGGGACGCTCCGACGGCCGGAGCACCTCGGTGGCGCCCACCACGGCCGAGGACCAGATCGGCCTGGAGCGTGGCGAGCTGCGGCGGGTCACCGTGCCCATCAGCGACGGCGACGCGCAGCGCACGCTGATCATCGAGTTCTACGAGTAG
- a CDS encoding flagellar basal body-associated FliL family protein — MKLVIKAGIVVAILAVQVVMAFFLVNWLAPAPHPGAQDSLAAAAGGSGAAGGSTAAKSAPKAKAYDFGAIHPIPDLIINPRGSQGRRVFKISLSLEYDPHNPELAKELEQRTPFMRDYLINTFSAMTEDSLSDISYREGIRDSLGAALNRFLSAGAIDRVLFQDYIRQ; from the coding sequence TGGCCGTGCAGGTTGTCATGGCGTTCTTCCTCGTCAATTGGTTGGCCCCGGCGCCCCATCCTGGCGCGCAGGACAGCCTGGCGGCGGCCGCCGGCGGGTCCGGCGCTGCCGGCGGTTCGACCGCGGCCAAATCGGCACCCAAAGCCAAGGCCTACGACTTCGGCGCCATCCACCCCATTCCCGACCTGATCATCAACCCCAGGGGCAGCCAGGGGCGCCGGGTCTTCAAGATCAGCTTGTCCCTCGAGTACGATCCCCACAACCCGGAGCTGGCCAAGGAGCTGGAACAACGCACGCCCTTCATGCGCGACTACCTGATCAACACCTTCAGCGCCATGACCGAGGATTCTCTGTCGGACATTTCCTATCGTGAGGGCATACGGGACAGCCTGGGAGCGGCCTTGAACCGTTTCCTGAGCGCGGGTGCCATCGATCGGGTGCTGTTCCAGGACTACATTCGCCAGTAA